A segment of the Candidatus Nitrososphaera gargensis Ga9.2 genome:
AAGCCCAGCCACAGTATCAGAAGTATCGAGGAAAATCCTACAAGTGAATATATAGGAAACTCGATCAGTTTTGGATTTTTCTTGATTCTAGTACGCGAGAGAACAAGCCATCCAAAAGAGGAAGTAATAGCAAAGAATAGCGGCAGTGTCAAAAAGATTATAAGATTGTCGGTCAAGCTAATCACGATGTAGTCTTTCTATAACATTTAGCATTTTTTCACGTACTATGTGATACGAAAATTCATTTTCTACAAACGTCCTAGCGCTAACTGACATATTGTTCAGGATTGTTTGGTCATTGTAAAGACGCAGAATTGCGTCTACAAGGGCTTGCTTGTCGCCAGGGGGTATCGCTATCCCCGCTTTGGAACGATTGACCAAGTCCGCAAGTTCGCCTCTTGATGTGCATATTACCGGTTTTCCACATGACCAGAATTCAAATATCTTTGATGGATGAGTCATGTCGATACTTTTTGAATCTTTCATGGGAACGACACATATAGAAGCTAGATTGATGTATGATACAATTAGGTCCGTACTGTCGACCGGACCTAGCAAGACAGTATTTTTGAGATCCAACGAGCTGATCTTTTCTGCAATATGGGATTTTTGTGCTCCATCTCCCCTTATTATAAAATTAATATTCGAATTATATTCTTGAATAGACCTTGCGGCTTCAAGTAGCAGATCAAAATCGTACATTTGTCCGAATGAGCCCGAATACAGAACTATGAATTTATTATTTATTTTAAGCTCGGCGACAAGTTTTTGATCAGCAGATCTGGGCGCAAACGTCTTTGTATCTACCGCCAATGGCACAACAGAGATCCTTTCCGGCTGCACACCATAATGGATTAACCTTGTCTTCAGTTTGTCGGTGATGACCATGATATGATCTGCATTTCTATAGGCTTGTATACAAAAGTATCTAATGATGTCCTTTGCAACCTTTGACTTTACAAGACCGACATCAAAAGCGACATCTGGTAGCATATCAGTCAATAGTGCCAAATTTCTTGATGATTTTATTCGGCTCAGAATTGGCGTAGTCAAGCTGAAATAAGGAGGATCGGGCCCGACTGAAAAAATCAAACTGTGTTTGTCAATGTACATAGCTGCAAATATACATGATATGGCGAATGAAAGATAGGTCAATGCTCTTGGGAAAAAACCTTTTCCATTAAACCTCTTGAACGGAATTCGAATGATCTTCTTTTTTCCCTCGTACTCGACAACAAAAGATTTGCCTTTTGTCTTATCTACATGTGTAGTAATTATCGTCAGATCGCAGTGATTCTCAAGTAATTCGGAAATGACTTTTGGATGTCTAGTGCCTTGACCTGGAACGATTGGCCAGTAGTTAACAGCCAAAATACAGACTTTATACAAATTCAGCTTTGAACTATTAAGGCCGGTATTAAACATACGTATAGTTCTCATGTCGTTGTTCTTGTCAGAGCGTAGTGTCTAGAATATAGCGATATGAATGCACATTGTATACTTAGGGCAGAAACTATGGCAATCGCAAGTCCTAATGCACCTAAAGCATGACCTAATATGAGGATCAGGCCATACTGGCTGCCTACAAAGATTGCTGCGCTAATGAAAACAGGTTTTGTATTTTCACTTGCTAGTAACGATGATTGTGTATTGTAAACTATCGCCATAGGCAAGGCACCTATACTAATTAGCTGGATAATAGGCACTGCCTCACTGAACTTTGGAAACACTATGGGGATTACTGATGGTGCAAGCACTATAAACAACAAACTC
Coding sequences within it:
- a CDS encoding glycosyltransferase family 4 protein; the protein is MAVNYWPIVPGQGTRHPKVISELLENHCDLTIITTHVDKTKGKSFVVEYEGKKKIIRIPFKRFNGKGFFPRALTYLSFAISCIFAAMYIDKHSLIFSVGPDPPYFSLTTPILSRIKSSRNLALLTDMLPDVAFDVGLVKSKVAKDIIRYFCIQAYRNADHIMVITDKLKTRLIHYGVQPERISVVPLAVDTKTFAPRSADQKLVAELKINNKFIVLYSGSFGQMYDFDLLLEAARSIQEYNSNINFIIRGDGAQKSHIAEKISSLDLKNTVLLGPVDSTDLIVSYINLASICVVPMKDSKSIDMTHPSKIFEFWSCGKPVICTSRGELADLVNRSKAGIAIPPGDKQALVDAILRLYNDQTILNNMSVSARTFVENEFSYHIVREKMLNVIERLHRD